The Stenotrophomonas sp. ZAC14D1_NAIMI4_1 DNA segment GCGCAAGCGGAGCGGACGTCCTGTGGGTTGCCCTAGGCAAGCCGAAGCAGGAGTACTGGTCCATCCGCAATCGCCATAAGCTGAAAGGCGTGGGCTGGATCAAGACATGCGGAGGCCTTTACGCGTTTCTCGCCGGGGACGCGCCTAGAGCACCGCAGTGGATGCAAGCGCTCGGACTTGAGTGGCTGTACAGGGCCCTGAATGAGCCGAGCAGGTTGGGCCTCCGATACCTCGCGACCAATCCTTATGCGTTCTACCGGCTGATCCGATATACCGAGTGGAGCAGAGTACTGCGCCTCAAGAGCGGTGCGACTCCATGATGAGCAATGGCCAGATTCACCGCGCCCTTGTCTCGGTGATCATCCCCCTTTTCAATCGTGGGGATTCGATCATCAGAGCCATCAACTCTGTTCTGTCCCAGGATGGTGTGGAACTCGAACTCATCGTTGTTGACGACGGGTCTACCGATGATTCGATTGCGTTGATCCGTCGCGAAATTACTGACCCCCGCCTCCGCATTATCCAGCAACAGAATGCCGGTGCTTGTTCGGCGCGGAATGCGGGAATTGATGCCGCGCGCGGTGAATACGTAGCGTTCCTCGACTCCGACGACATGTTCCTTCCAGGCCACCTGTCCCAGTCCCTTCATCGCCTTAGCGAAATGCCCGAGCCAGCAGCGGTGTATGGACGGATCTTGGTCGATAGAGGGCAGAACAAGACGTTCCTGAAGCCCCCCAGAGCCATCCGTCCAGACGAACCCATGTCGGAGTACCTGCTTTGCGATCAAGGTTTCGTGCAGACATCAACCGTGGTCCTTTCCAAGGCTCTCGCCCAGCGCACGCGGTACGACACTTCACTTCGGTTTGGGCAGGACACTGACTTCGCAATCCGGCTCGCCGCCGCCGGAGCGAGGTTCGAGATGCTGGTCGAGCCGCAAGCAATCTGGACCGATCATTCAGCTCCAGGGCGGGTTTCAAACGCGCTCGACCCCTTCCCCCGCCTGGACTGGCTTGCGAGGCGCAGCGAGCAGATGACCGCCAGGGCCAAGAAGGGCGACCAGGGGTGGTACGTTGCAAAGGCAATGTTCAAGCGTGGCCACCGTATTCGGGCAGCGTCCCTGTATCTGCGCGCGGTTGTCGGAGGATGCTACAACGCGAAGCTGGCTGTTCGGATTGCGCTGCAGATCTTCCTACCGACCCGCCTGTACAGGAAGGTCGCCGACTTGACGCTTTCTTCCTCACGCTGACGAACCAAGTACATAGAGCCCCGAGCATGACGCTATCGAGCACAGTGGCAGGCAGCCGACCGGCGCCGCCCAAATCCATTCTGCGCATCGACATTCAGGCATTGCGGGCAATCGCTGTCCTGTTGGTGATCCTCGATCATCTGGTCCTTATCCAGAAGCTGCCAGGCCATCCTTTGGGTGGGTTTATTGGAGTTGATGTCTTTTTCGTCATATCCGGATTCCTGATTACGCAGCATCTAGCCAAGGAAGTGGCTTCCACCGGGAGCGTCTCGTTTCGCGACTTCTATCGCCGACGATTGCGCAGAATCCTGCCGATGGCATTGCTGGTGATTGCAACAACGCTCGTTGCGTCCTGGCTGGTCTTCTGGCCGTGGCAGACCGCATCGTCTGCGCTGGATGGGCTCTGGGCTGCTCTTTTTGTTTCGAACATTGCATTTGCACTTCGCGGCGTTGATTACTTCGCGGCGGATCACGTTTCAGTGTTCCAGCACTACTGGTCGTTATCAGTTGAAGAGCAGTTCTATCTCGTTTGGCCGGTGCTCATAGCGGCCGCTGCCTTGGGTGGTACACGCGGCAAAGTGCTGCAGCGAAGACTGTTCTGGATCGCACTTTTTGTGGGCTGTGCGTCGTTAATCTGGGCTTGCCTGGAAACGAGATCGTCCCCTGCCAGCGCCTATTTCTCCACCTTATCGAGGGGGTTCCAGTTTGCCATCGGTGCGATAGTCGCTTTGACCACCCCGCGACTTGCGAGCCTGGGCCACTCTCTGCGTCCGTGGCTCAGTGGATTTGGCTTGGCGATGATCATCGCCTCCGTATGGTTGGTGGACCCCTCAACCGGTTTCCCAGGTCCTATGGGATTGCTGCCTGCATTGGGGGCTGGACTATTCATAGCAGCAGGAACAGGAACCACCCGTCAGATCGCATTTTGGCCTCTTCGCACGCGGCCGATGACCTACCTTGGTGACATTTCGTACTCACTGTATCTGTGGCACTGGCCGGTAATTGTTTTCCTGAGTGCCCTGATACCGCGCGACATAGTTGTGGTGCCTGCCGCGCTTGCGCTTACCGGCGTGCTTTCCATCATCTCTTACCGGTTCGTAGAGCAAGGTGTCCTGCGCTCAAAATGGCTCCTCCCCGCTGTGCGGACGCAGCCGGCGGAGGGCGCTTTCCACCGGCAGCCTCAAGGCCGCGACACGTTCTTGCGCAATGCGGGTGTCATGATTTCAGCGATTGTCCTGGTTGGAGCCACCATAGCTGCCGGCGACGCTGCTGTGCGCAGGATGTCCTCATCGCGAGTGGCAAGCACGCCGGCCGGCACCCTTCAGTTGCAACCGCAGCCGATATCCGCGTTGAAGTACGTCGAAGAGATTCAAGGCCTCATTGCCACTTCGGACGTAAAGAGCGACTGGAGCGGTCTGAAACCGGCGATTTCGGACATCAGCGCATATGGCACAGAGCTGACCAAGGAGTGCTGGACGGGGCAGCGTGACGAACCGCGCAGTTGTGTGCGTGGAAACCCTCAGGCGCCCCATACGATCGTGGTACTGGGAGATTCAATTGCCATGAATGCCGCGTTCTCCGTAAACGCGTTCGTGCGCCAGAATCCCGAATGGAAGATGATCGTGTACGCAAAGCTTGGCTGTGCGTTTGCCAACATAGATCAGCCCGCGCCCGACGGCTCGCCTTACCACGAATGCACTGCATTCAGGAAATGGGCGCTCGCCAAGATCAGGGAGGACAAGCCGGATATCGTGTGGACGACCTCTGCGATTCCGAGTCGCACATCGAGCTCGTCAGAGGCGCAACTGGAAGACATGTGGAGACACGGCGTGGAGGATTCGCTGAGTCAGCTGTCTGCAGTCCCCCGGATTCTGATAGTTGCGCCACCGCCAGCGGGGCAGGACCTCGTGTTCTGCTCTAGGCCTTTCAACCGGCCTTCTGACTGCTCAGGGTCCGTTTCCGGTAGATGGCTGCACATCAATGCCGCAAGTCGTGATGCGGCAGCTTCTGCAGGCAGGACCTATATCGACACAGGACTCTGGTACTGCAACCGCAATGGATACTGCCCTGCTGTGATTGGAGACTACATCGTGCGCCGGGATGAGCGGCACCTCACCTATGAGTATGGGGAGTTCCTGGCGCCGCTGGTCAAGTCATGGGTGGAAGCAACTCCCGACGACAGATAGGTCACGGGCGATGATTGCGTTGGTGGGCCCAATGTCGGCAAGCTATCTGCGGCCCAGTCCCTTCACGCCACTTTCAACGCGCCCCCAGTCCGGGGGCCATGGTCCGGCAACCAGCCGGGCCGTCCATTTCCGAGCCCCAGAACGTGCCCGATTCAACCCATACTGATGCTGCGCCCTGCCTGACGCATCCATCCAAGCGACCTGCCCGAGTAGTAGGTCTACTACTCGGGCTCGCAGCGGCAACACCTGGATTGGTCTCCCCGATTGCGGGTCTGCCTCTCCGTCCTTGGCACGCATTCATCCTTGCCGCGTTTGGTTTGGCCCTATTGAGCCGAGCTGGCTCACTGCGAACTTCGAATGCTTCTGTCCCCAAGCTGGACATAGTCGTTCTGCTCCTGACGATCATTACGGCGATCATCGAAGCTTCCAATGCCGTTTACCTGAACTACGCACCGGACTACATGTTTGTAGCACGCCCCATGATCTGGTTGATGATCTACTGGGCTGCACGACTTTCCGTCAGCTCATTGGAAGATGCAAGGCGCCTGCTGTTCTGGTTCGCACTGCCAGCGGTTCCATCCGTCGCATTGGGTTTTGCCCAGATTCTGGGCGTTGATGCAGTCCAGCAGCTGATCGTTCGGCTGTCCCCTGACAGCGGCGGCTTTATTGCACGGCTGGAGGACGGAAGGCTGATCCGCGCTACGGCATTGGTCCAGCACTGGACATCGTTCGGATCGTACCTTTGCACGGTCGTGGCGGCATCAATGGCACTGCTCACGTTGTCACGCATCTACAAGCTCGGGAAGGAATGGATAGCTTGGGGCTTGCTCGCCATTTCAGGCATCGGCGTGCTGACCACCTTGACTTTGGCTCCCATCGTCACGGCTTTCTTCATCTTTGTCGGGGGGTTGAAGACTGCACGCGCGGTAGGCCGGGCTGCTCCCATGGTTTTGCTTGTCGCTGTCGTAGCAGCCGCGTCGCTTGGCTCCCTGTTCGCCGAACGCTTTGAACAGCAGTTCGCCACTAGCCGTGAGGCAAGTAGCGACGGCGCCAGTACCTGGGTTCCTTCGACTCTGGCTTATCGCTACAACATCTGGGTAACTGAGACCATCCCAATGATCAAGGATCGACCGCTGACTGGCTGGGGCACCAGCGTCTACGAAGCGGCAATCTCGAGCCCGGATACCAAGCGAACCTACCCCTACCAGATGGCCTGGAGCTCGCCGGAATCACAGTGGTTCAACCTACTGATGACCTTCGGCGTCATCGGTTTCATCGGGTTTCTCGCGGTATTCTTTCTTATGTGGACGACGCTTCGAAGAGCATCCAAGGCAGGGAATCAGTGGATTGCCCGGCCTACCATTCTGCTCTTTGTTCTGATGCTGATATCTGCGTTCACCGCACCGGTCTTCACCAATCATGGGCTCCCAGTTGGTCTCTGGACGCTGCTCGCGCTTGCATCTGCTTTTGCTGCACCAAGCCGAGCATGGCGCTCGTCCTGACGCCATGACCAGCTTCTCCGTTTCATCCCTCCGGCCCGCCGCCTCCAGGTCCCGATGTCCCGTTCTCTAAAGATCGCCAAGAACTCAGCCTACCTCTACTTGAGGATGCTGCTGGTCCTTGCCACAAGTCTGTATACCGTGCGCGTGGTCTTGCAGGCACTGGGGGTCGATGATTTCGGCATCTATAGCGTGGCTGGTGGGATTGTCGCCATCTTCTCATTCCTCAATAACACCATGTCCGCAGCTGCGCAGCGCTTTATGGGCATCGATATCGGCAAGGGCGACCAAGTGGCCCTTGGAAAGACGTTCAATGCAACCTTCGTTGCACACGTGGCTATCGCTGCTGGCGTCGTTGTTCTCGGTGAAACGCTCGGCATGTGGCTTCTGCGAAGCGCATTGGACATTCCACAGGGCCGACTGGCCGCTGCCGTTATGGTGCTCCACCTATCTGTAGCGGCATCCGTTGCATTGATCCTCCGCACGCCGTTCAATGCTCTAATCATTTCAAGACAGAAAATGTGGTTCTTTTCAGCCACTAGCGTCATAGAGGCGTTGATGAAGCTCGCGATCGCCTTCATGATTTCGCACACAGGCCTCGACCGGCTTGTTCTGTATGCTGCGCTGGTATGCTGCGTATCCTGGTTGATGCTCGGCTGCTATTTGCTTTTCTGCCAGATGCACTTCTCCGAATCACGGTTTGCGCCGCATCGAGAGTGGAAGATCTATGCCGCATTGGCATCCTTCATCAGCTGGAGTTTCATCGGCAGCTTATCGAACGTTTTCCGGACCCAGGGCTCCAACACTCTGCTTAACGTGTTCTTTGGCCCGGCTTTGAACGCCGCGCATGGTGTAATGACCCAGGCACAGAGTGCAGCGACGCAGTTTGCGAGCAGCTTCCACTTGGCGCTCAGTCCTGAGATCTATCAGAGCTATGCGCAGGGCGAACGTAAGCGCCTGCAATCCCTTGTGACCATGGGCTCCAAGCTGAACTTCATTCTTCTGGGGATCTTGTTCCTACCCGCGATCCACTGTATCGACTACCTGCTTTTCATCTGGTTGAAGACTCCGCCACCGCACTCGGCAACATTCATTAAGTGGATGCTGGTCAATATCCTGCTCGAGACGGTCTCACAACCCCTTATGACTGCGGCGTCGGCAACAGGGCGCATACGAAACTACCAACTCGTTGTGGGCGGCGTCATCCTGCTCAACCTTCCCTTGACCTGGCTGGCCTTCGCACTGCATTCCAGACCTGAGAGCTTTCTCTGCATAGCGCTGGTGCTCCAGGTCGTTACGTTCTGCTTGCGCATATGGTTCCTGAAGCGAATGATGGATTTTGATGCCGTCGCCTACATCAAGACGGTAGCTCTCCCGTTGTTGCTGCTGCTTGGCATTGCCGGTGGACTGCTCCTGGCAGCAGATGCCTGGCTTGGCCCTCCCCTCACCTTCTTCGATGTCGCATTGCATGGAATGCTGCTGGCCCTGCCTATGGCAGCTGCCTCTGTGTTCGTCGGGCTTGGCAAAGATGAGCGGATTTACATCGTAAATAAAATCAAGAGTCGGAAGAATAAAAATGGCAAATAGTCCATCGTCCAGGGAGTCCATCGTGCGCCCACTCCGCAAGCGCCTCCGCATGTGGGCGGATCTGGCCAAAGTCATAACCTACGATGCGCAACGTTTTGTTCGCCATTCCGGCCTGCTGCGCAAGTCGAAGCACCCTCCATCAATGGCCGCCCTCATCACGAAGCAGTACCACCGCATCGAGAAGGGGCTCGCACTTCCCCAGCCGCGCGCCGGATTTGGGGAAAGTGGAATACATGAATTGTGCATGCTCATACAGGAAGGACTGCGGAAGAAGACATGCAGGCCCGAGATTACGCTCGCAGTCGACGCTTTGGTCGGCTATCGGGACTTCAATCTCAGTCATGGAATTGCGCCTTTCCCGTGGCTCGATGCAACTATCAAGCTTGCAGTCGATTCCGGCATAGCCGTCACAGGAACGCCGGTCAGGCCGGCTGCGACTCATCCGTCACTTCCTACAGGCAATCCTGGTCTGGATATGATTGTAGGGAGGACGTCCGTACGTGACTTCTCGGACGCGTACGTTCCTGATGCAGTGCTTGAACAGGCAGTTCTTGCGGCACAGCACGCACCCTGTGTCTGCAATCGACAGTCCGGCCGAATCCACTTGCTGAGAGACGAGGCAGCAAGGAAAACCGCTTTGGCGCACCAGAATGGCAATCGGGGATTTGGTCACACCGCATCCGTCATCGCTGTAGTAACTGTCGACCAAGCGGAGATGCTTGAGCCGACGGAGCGTTACCAGCATTGGATTGATGGTGGAATGTTTGCGCAGAATTTCCTACTGGGTCTACATGCCCAGGGCTACGGTGCATGCCCATTGAACTGGTCATCGTCGGTGGCAAAGGATCGGCAGATCCGAAAAGCCCTCTCGTTCCTTCCTGCGTCGGAGACAATCATCATGCTCATCGCAATCGGTGCGCTCAAAAGTGACTACCATGTGGCGCGCTCTGCCCGCCGCCAACTGTCTGAGGTCATGAAGATCGTATGAAAGTTGCCGTCCTTACCCTTTCGCTCTACGCCAACTATGGTGGGAATCTACAAGCCTACGCGCTGCTTACGGCGCTGAAAGACCTCGGCCACGACGCATGGTTCCTCAACCGTGAACGCCATAAGGTCCCCTTCTGGAAGGTCCCGCCCATGCTTACCAAACGGCTGTTGAAGCGTTATGTGCTCGGGCGGAGAGTCAAGATTCGCGATGGCCTGCTCGACCAGAAGGAGCGCGCTATCGTGGCGCAGCATTCGCGGCGCTTCATTGCTGAGCGGATCCAGCCACAGACAGATGAGTACTTGAGCAGCACTGCTCTCAGTCAGCACATGCCTGGCCTTGGATTCGACGCTGTTATTGTCGGTAGCGATCAGGTGTGGCGCCAGAGATTCGTCAAGTCAAACCTGACCGACTATTTCTGCGGATTCATCCCCGAGTCAGACCTTCGCACGCGCCGCATATCTTACGCAGCGTCTTTCGGAACGGCTGAATGGGAGTATTCACCCGAGGAGACGCAGCGATGCGCCGCTCTGGCAAAGCGCTTTCACGCCATCTCTGTTCGTGAAGACACGGGTGTCGACCAATGCCGTGAAAAATTCGGCGTATCTGCGGAACATGTCGTGGATCCTACGATGCTGCTTACGGCAGATCGTTACACCCAGCTGATTAACGAACCGGAGCGCAGGTCAGAGGGGATCTTGGTTTACATACTGGACTTGACTGCCGAAAAGCAGAAGATTGTGGATCAGGTCGCCTTGCAACTTGGCCTTCCAGTGTTCTTTGTCAATGCAAGGCCTGAAAAGAACGATGCATCCATCAATGGACGCGTTGCGCCCCCGGTTGAAGACTGGCTACGCGGTTTCCGGGACGCTGCATTCGTCATCACCGACTCCTTCCACGGAACGGTGTTTGCCATCCTGTTCAACAAGCCATTCATCGCATACGGCAATGCCACTCGTGGCATGGCACGCTTCAGTTCCCTGCTTGGCATGTTCGGGCTCCTTGAACGCTTGGTATCCGGAGCGGATGAACTCGGTGACCTCGCAAACCGCCCCATTGAATGGAATGAGGTGAACCGCAAGGTGGACAGCGAGAGAGCGAAGGGCCTCGAATTTCTTCGTAGTTCGCTGAGCTAAGGTTGGGCTTCCTGGCCAAGTCTGGATCAGGAAGCCTTCCGCAGTTCAATTGCACGCAGGTAGGCAGCATGGTGCTGCCTGCCTACGACGCCCCAGTCACGGCCACTAAGCTTTGGTGGATTGCGCTGCAGACTCCGTACCTCTTCCAGAACTGCCAGAAGTTTTGCCTCTGAAAGATCGCCGTCGAACATGTTGACCCAACCAGGCCCAACCTCTTCTGCCAGCAACTCATTGGTTGGTGAACGCGGTGCGAGCACTGGCCGTGCGAGGGAAAGCGCAACCAGGATTGCACCAGAATTGTGCATTTCCTTGTACGGCAGCACGACGAGCTCCGATGCGTAGATCTCGGAAGCTAGCACGTCATCCGGGACGAATTGCAGTCTGGCGCTAACGCGCTCATCCTGCTCGCAAACTGCCTCAATCAGGCTCCGCAGTTCGGGCGTTGGCCTGCCGACTACACGCAGGGTCTTCGTGTCATCTTGGATCGACTGGAAGATGTCCAGCAATCGCTCCACACCCTTGTAGGGACGAATAAGCCCGAAGTAGAGCAATCTGCCAACTCGTACATCCGTGGGCTCTACGCCGGGATATCTCCCAATGTAATGCCCATGCAGGATGGTTACTCCAGTGGACTCGTCCATCGGTGTCGCGGCGTTCAAGCGAATGTTGAGCTGGGTAGCCGCATCGAGCTTGCCAAGCAGTCTGCGCTCGACACTGTCCCCTTCCTCATGCGGCTGCAGATTGTGCAATGTGCGCACAACGGCAATGCCCGACAGCTTGAAACGAAGCAGCAGCAACCGGAAAAGGATCCGCTTTACGATCTGGGTGAGTGCACCCGGCGCCCTGACCAACTGCTCCGGCCAATGGACATGGAAGACCTGATATCGACCAAGCAGCGCCGTTCTCCAGGAGAAGTACCGGTACTGCGTGTCTACGTGCTTGCCCTCGGTCAACTGGTCTACGAACTTCGTGGTACCGTCCGGTGGCGCAAGCGAGAGAAGCACTTCAACAGTCATCGACATTCCTAGTCGGGTCAGACCGAGCATTCTAGTCTTTCACGCCCGCCTGGTCATGAATCTATCCATCTCCTCCGCACTGCCAGTCCTTGCATACCCTTTGGTCACGCTGGGCGTTGATATCCTGCACGCCTGATCAACTTCTGGCTCGGGTATGCGCACCCTATTCAGCTTAGTGCTGCTTCTTTCGCTGTCGCTGACCACAACGGCTTCGGCAGCTCCATGGCCCTACGCAAGCTTCGACCCGGGGCACTTGGATTGGACGAGGGAACAGATTGCGGCCGGGAATGAAGCCGTGAAGCCAGCATACGGGGACCTACTGAGGCGCGCGGACCGCCTCCTTCAGCGCGCACCAGCCTCGGTGATGGATAAGCGCCGCGTGGCTGCCTCTGGCGATAAGCACGATTTCTTTGCAATGGCCAAATACGCATGGCGCGATGCTTCCAAGCCCGAAAGCGCTGCGTATGCAACAAGGGACAGTGAGAGGAACCCCGAGGCAGAAGATGGCGACTTTGACCGGAAGCGCTACAACGATACCGTGCGCAGTATCAACGTACTGGCGCTGGCCTACCGACTCTCAGGCAAGCGCGAGTATGCAGTAAAAGCCGGGCAGCTGTTGAAGGTCTGGTTCATCAATCCCGACACACGAATGAATCCGAATTTCCGCTTCGCGGCAATGCGCCCTGGTGCCAACGACGGACACTTTAGCGGAATAATTGAAGGCGTGGTGCTGGTTGAGATGCTGGACTACGTTGCCCTGCTTCAGGATTCAGGAGCACTTTCTCAGTCTGAAGAGACTCGATTGAAGAGTTGGTTCAAGGAACTCGCAGACTGGCTGATCGGCAGCGACTTCGGCCGCAGGGAAAGCGCGCAGTCCAACAATCATGGCAGCTGGTACCGAGCACAGGTCGCTGCGTTTTCGCTCTACAGTGGTGACGATGCTCGCGCAGAGTCCCAGATCAAAGCAGCAAGAGGTCTTATCAGGGCTCAGTTCGCTCCAGACGGCAGCATGCCCCGTGAGATGACCCGGGCCAATTCGGCGATGTACTCGGTCTACGGGCTCCGCTCCGTCATCTATCTCGCCCGGCTCTCTGGCCAGTCGGAAAATTCTCTCTGGCAGGAGCAGGCCAATGGCAAGCCGCTTATCAAGCATGCGCTTGCATATCTGGCGCCGTATTATTCAGGCCAGAAAAACTGGTCATCGGGACACGTTAAGACAGGAGTGGATCCTTATGTGATCCAAGTCTTCCGGCTGGGTGCCACCGCTTATTCCACATCTGAGTTTGATCCAGCCATGAGCCACATCATCGCCCAACTGCCGCCAACCGATCAGCGGGCAAGGCTGCTTGGGCCGCCGAAGGCCGTCCCTCATTAATATCTGCCCATTAGATCCCCGCCACTGCCATGACCGGGAAAATTGCGTAGGCAGGTCTTGCATCCGGTCCAAAGGAATTTTTCAGAGGGGGCAGATTTGTCCTGCATTTCCGGATAGAATGCCCATCCCGCATCGCTTTTAATGGTTGCGGCGCCCGTCACGGTACTGCCGATGACGCGTGGAAGCGACAACGCGCTCGTAGCTCAGCCGGATAGAGTAGTGGCTTCCGAAGCCATTGGTCGGGGGTTCGAATCCCTCCGGGCGCGCCATCTTCCCCTGCTCCCGTCTGCCCTAGCAGGCCCCGCCTCCCAGCAGGACGCCCCCAGCAACACCCCGGCTCCCAGAGCAGCCCCACCGCCCTGCGCTTCAGCCGGCGGCACAGCGCCATGGCCGATCGTCAGCGCGAGCCTCCGCGCGCCCCAGTCACCCAAGCCCATGCAGCGCCCGCAGCTCAGGGTCCTTCTCGACCTCGTACATGTTGAACAACTGCGTCGCATCCCGCGACCAGCCCCTTTCCAGCCAGCGCCACGTCGCCGCGTCCACCCGCGGCAGCTTCCGTTCCAGGTAGTAGACCCGGCTGCCATCACCCGAGAAGCACCCGTCCAGCAGCTGCCAGCGCGCGCGATCCACCCCGGGCAGCGGCTTCCCGTCGCAGTAGACGTTGCTGTCATCAACGGCGTACAGCGGGTCCTCTGCCACCCCCTGCAGCAGGTCGCCACGCAGGCAGTGCTTCATCCGCCGGCCGCAGTACCAGCCGCCCTGGTCATCGGCCCCGTAGCCGCCACCGAGATCGCGGAACGTTGTGCAGTCCGCCCCGGCCAGCGCCTTCAGCGAGGTCTCGTACTCGAAGTAGACGGCATGGTCGTCCAGCCAGTATTCGCCACATTGGCGAAAGCTGTCGCGGTCGATGGAGGTCTGCCGGGTCCACGCGTGGTAGACCGCGTGCGCATCGCGCCCGATGAAGAAGTGCGCCGGAATGAACTCGAAGCTCGCTGCATCGGCCTTGCGCAGCAGCCGGCCCTGGTGGAACACCCGGCCCTCGTGGATGCGCCAGAATTCGATGCGGAACGGACCGAGGAAACGCTGGTCCGGCTGGTCGCTGATCTTCTGCCATGCCATGGGCTGGGGCTCCGCCGGTATTGGGAGCATCAGTGTAGTGCGAGCGGAGACGGCAACGCCGGGCATGGCCCGGCGCTACCGTGGGGCACAGATCAGTACTTGCCGTCGAAGGCGAAGATCGGCTTGCGCTGCTTCCATGCGCCGGCGGTGAAATCCGGGAATTCCAGCGTCTGGAAGCCGTTGGCGATCGACTGCTCGGACAGCGGCGTGATCGCGCTCCAGGTCACCGCGTCATAGATGTCGATGGGCATCGGTGCCTTGGCCTTCAGCGCTTCCACGAAGGCGTGGATGACGAACCAGTCCATGCCGCCATGGCCGGCGCTGGCCGCGGTGGCGGCGTTCTGCTTCCACAGCGGGTGTTCGTACTGGTCCTGGTAGGTCTTGAACTCTTCCCACTGGTGCGGCGGGCTGCGGCCTTCGATGTGGATCGAATGGTTCACGTCCATCCACAGGCCCTTGGTGCCCTGCACGCGGAAGCCCATCGAGTACGGGCGCGGCAGCGAGGTGTCGTGCTGCAGCAGGATGGTCTCGCCGTTCTCGCAGGCCAGCGTGGTGGTCACGATGTCACCCAGCTTGAATTTGACCTTGGTGCTGGGGTGGGTGGTGCCACCGCTCTTGGCCACGGTGTAGTCGTGCAGGCCACGCGCCTTGGTGGCGAACGCGTTGATGTGGGTGAAGCGGTTGCCGCGGTTGATGCCGGTGTACATCGCGCACGGGCCGATGCCGTGGCTGGGGTACAGCTCGCCGTTGCGCTGCACCGAGTGCTCGGTGCGCCAGCGCGCTTCGCTCCAGCCCTTGGGGCCGAACTCCACGCCGCTGTCGTAGGGCTGGTTGGGATCGCCGGAATTGAACTTCACCCCGCGCAGGTCGTGCTGGTAGCCGGCCTGCAGGTGCACCAGTTCGCCGAACAGCCCCTGCCGCACCATCTGCAGCGCGGCCATCACGTCGCGGCGGTAGCAGACGTTTTCCAGCAGCATGTACGGCGTGCCGGTGTTGAGCTGGGTCTTCAGCACGTCCCAGTGGTCCTGCAGGGTGATGCCGGCCACCACTTCGCAGCCGACGGCCACGCCGGCCTGCATCGCGGCAATCGCCATCGGTGCGTGGTATTCCCACGGCGTGGCGATGACCACGCCATCGATGCCCTTCTGTTCCAGCAGGCGCTTCCACGCGTTGGTGTCGCGGTCCTGGCCGTAGGTCTTCGGCGCGGCCTTGCCGGCCTTGGCCACCATGTCCACGGCGCGGCCCAGCATGATCGGCTCGATGTCGCACAGCGCGACCACCTCCACATCGTCCCGGCGCACCAGCTCCTTCAGCAGAACCAGCCCACGCATGCCGGTACCGATGAGGGCCAGGCGCACCTTGCGCCCTGCCGCCCAGGCGGGGGTCTGCGGCAGCAGGCTGCTGGCGGCGACGGCGGCGCTGGCCGCGATGAATTCCCTACGCTTCATGGCAAACACTCTCCTCTTGAAGGTGCGCCGGCCACGACCGGCGCACCAGGGTCACACGAACGGAATTACTTGAACCGGTAGCCGACGGTCACACTGTAGCCGCGGCCGAAGATGGTGGCGTAGTCGCTGGAATCGCCCAGGAAGCTGTTCGGATCGTAGAACGGCAGGCGATCGAACAGGTTCTTGACCGTGAAGCTAAGG contains these protein-coding regions:
- a CDS encoding glycosyltransferase; protein product: MTVEVLLSLAPPDGTTKFVDQLTEGKHVDTQYRYFSWRTALLGRYQVFHVHWPEQLVRAPGALTQIVKRILFRLLLLRFKLSGIAVVRTLHNLQPHEEGDSVERRLLGKLDAATQLNIRLNAATPMDESTGVTILHGHYIGRYPGVEPTDVRVGRLLYFGLIRPYKGVERLLDIFQSIQDDTKTLRVVGRPTPELRSLIEAVCEQDERVSARLQFVPDDVLASEIYASELVVLPYKEMHNSGAILVALSLARPVLAPRSPTNELLAEEVGPGWVNMFDGDLSEAKLLAVLEEVRSLQRNPPKLSGRDWGVVGRQHHAAYLRAIELRKAS
- a CDS encoding alginate lyase family protein; the encoded protein is MDKRRVAASGDKHDFFAMAKYAWRDASKPESAAYATRDSERNPEAEDGDFDRKRYNDTVRSINVLALAYRLSGKREYAVKAGQLLKVWFINPDTRMNPNFRFAAMRPGANDGHFSGIIEGVVLVEMLDYVALLQDSGALSQSEETRLKSWFKELADWLIGSDFGRRESAQSNNHGSWYRAQVAAFSLYSGDDARAESQIKAARGLIRAQFAPDGSMPREMTRANSAMYSVYGLRSVIYLARLSGQSENSLWQEQANGKPLIKHALAYLAPYYSGQKNWSSGHVKTGVDPYVIQVFRLGATAYSTSEFDPAMSHIIAQLPPTDQRARLLGPPKAVPH
- a CDS encoding DKNYY domain-containing protein; translated protein: MAWQKISDQPDQRFLGPFRIEFWRIHEGRVFHQGRLLRKADAASFEFIPAHFFIGRDAHAVYHAWTRQTSIDRDSFRQCGEYWLDDHAVYFEYETSLKALAGADCTTFRDLGGGYGADDQGGWYCGRRMKHCLRGDLLQGVAEDPLYAVDDSNVYCDGKPLPGVDRARWQLLDGCFSGDGSRVYYLERKLPRVDAATWRWLERGWSRDATQLFNMYEVEKDPELRALHGLG
- a CDS encoding Gfo/Idh/MocA family oxidoreductase, producing MKRREFIAASAAVAASSLLPQTPAWAAGRKVRLALIGTGMRGLVLLKELVRRDDVEVVALCDIEPIMLGRAVDMVAKAGKAAPKTYGQDRDTNAWKRLLEQKGIDGVVIATPWEYHAPMAIAAMQAGVAVGCEVVAGITLQDHWDVLKTQLNTGTPYMLLENVCYRRDVMAALQMVRQGLFGELVHLQAGYQHDLRGVKFNSGDPNQPYDSGVEFGPKGWSEARWRTEHSVQRNGELYPSHGIGPCAMYTGINRGNRFTHINAFATKARGLHDYTVAKSGGTTHPSTKVKFKLGDIVTTTLACENGETILLQHDTSLPRPYSMGFRVQGTKGLWMDVNHSIHIEGRSPPHQWEEFKTYQDQYEHPLWKQNAATAASAGHGGMDWFVIHAFVEALKAKAPMPIDIYDAVTWSAITPLSEQSIANGFQTLEFPDFTAGAWKQRKPIFAFDGKY